A window from Cinclus cinclus chromosome 4, bCinCin1.1, whole genome shotgun sequence encodes these proteins:
- the LOC134042970 gene encoding sulfotransferase 6B1-like, which translates to MSNSGEAELLHTFKGIPFTTRSSPELLKSLDTFDAREDDVLLVSYPKSGTHWLAGVITKLYNAQVTVTSPIEFGDISQLEELNKLSSKRIIPTHLDYNMLPPNFKSKKCKMIYISRNPKDTAVSMFHYYRDNPNLPTVDTWPAFFDLFLKGSVVCGSWFDHFLSWEEHEDEKNILFLFYEDMKKDLPKVVKEISLFLNLNVSDNNVQDICKKSSFSEMKNDTQKENSNPNHTVCALTSNRKLIFRKGAVGDWKNYFTPKQNIRFQEIFNEKMKLSKMAESFIYEF; encoded by the exons ATGTCCAACTCTGGGGAGGCAGAGCTCCTACACACATTTAAGGGGATTCCCTTTACCACCAGGTCTTCTCCAGAACTTTTAAAATCCTTGGATACTTTTGATGCTAGAGAAGATGATGTCCTTTTGGTTTCCTATCCCAAATCTG GCACTCACTGGCTTGCAGGAGTTATAACAAAGCTTTACAATGCTCAAGTCACAGTAACATCTCCAATTGAATTTGGAGACATTTCCCAACTGGAGGAGCTGAATAAACTCTCATCAAAGAGAATCATCCCAACACACTTAGACTACAACATGTTGCCTCCAAATTTTAAGAGTAAGAAATGCAAG ATGATCTACATCAGCAGAAATCCAAAAGACACTGCAGTTTCCATGTTTCATTACTACAGAGATAACCCAAACCTTCCCACTGTAGACACCTGGCCTGCTTTCTTTGACCTGTTCTTAAAAGGCAGTG TTGTCTGTGGATCCTGGTTTGATCATTTCCTAAGCTGGGAAGAACATGAAGATGAAAAGAACATCCTCTTTTTGTTCTATGAAGACATGAAGAAG GATCTCCCTAAGGTTGTAAAGGAAATTAGTTTGTTCCTGAATTTAAACGTCAGTGACAACAATGTCCAAGACATCTGCAAGAAGTCCTCATTCTCAGAGATGAAGAATGACACACAAAAGGAGAACAGCAATCCCAATCACACCGTGTGTGCTCTGACATCCAACAGGAAGCTCATCTTCCGAAAAG GTGCTGTTGGTGATTGGAAGAACTACTTCACTCCAAAGCAGAATATTAGGTTTCAGGAGatatttaatgagaaaatgaaactcAGCAAGATGGCAGAAAGTTTCATCTATGAGTTCTGA